The following are encoded together in the Roseofilum reptotaenium CS-1145 genome:
- a CDS encoding MBL fold metallo-hydrolase — translation MATATKRRSENVAGDFFVDRTCIDCDTCRWMAPQVFHHDNGQSAVYHQPENSGDRQQALQALLACPTASIGTVEKPQDIKTAQDTFPLLIADNVYHCGYHSASSFGAASYFIEHPEGNILVDSPRFTPPLVKRIEAMGGIRWLYLTHRDDVADHQKFHDHFGCDRLLHEDEIADDTQGIEQRLTGTEAIELAPDLLIIPVPGHTKGHTVLLYQNQFLFTGDHLAWSDSLQQLIAFRRHCWYSWDELLQSMKKLTAYRFEWILPGHGRRYHAPVEVMQAELQKCLQWMV, via the coding sequence ATGGCAACCGCAACCAAACGACGATCAGAAAATGTAGCTGGAGATTTCTTTGTCGATCGCACTTGCATTGACTGTGATACCTGTCGTTGGATGGCTCCGCAGGTTTTCCACCACGATAATGGACAATCGGCAGTTTACCATCAACCGGAAAATTCTGGCGATCGCCAACAAGCCTTACAAGCTCTGCTCGCTTGTCCCACGGCTTCTATTGGGACAGTAGAGAAACCGCAAGATATCAAAACGGCTCAAGATACTTTTCCCTTGCTCATCGCCGATAATGTGTATCATTGTGGCTATCATTCTGCATCCTCATTCGGTGCAGCGAGTTATTTCATCGAGCATCCAGAAGGGAATATTCTGGTGGACTCTCCCCGGTTTACCCCTCCCCTGGTGAAACGGATCGAAGCCATGGGAGGAATACGCTGGCTGTATTTAACCCATCGGGATGATGTGGCAGATCATCAGAAATTCCACGATCACTTTGGCTGCGATCGGCTGTTGCACGAGGATGAGATCGCTGATGATACCCAAGGAATTGAACAACGCTTAACGGGGACAGAGGCGATCGAACTCGCTCCCGATCTCCTGATTATCCCGGTTCCCGGTCACACCAAAGGTCACACGGTTCTTCTGTACCAAAATCAGTTTCTGTTTACCGGCGATCATCTAGCTTGGTCAGATTCTTTACAACAATTGATTGCCTTCCGTCGCCATTGTTGGTATTCCTGGGATGAATTACTCCAATCCATGAAAAAATTAACCGCTTACCGCTTTGAGTGGATTTTACCCGGCCATGGTCGTCGCTATCACGCTCCTGTCGAGGTCATGCAAGCTGAACTTCAGAAGTGTTTGCAATGGATGGTATAG
- a CDS encoding NAD-dependent epimerase/dehydratase family protein: MRVLVMGGTRFIGVYLTKLLVAQGHEVVLFNRGNKPAPVEGVREIHGDRTDANQIQDKLAGEAFDAIFDNNGRELSDTQPLADLFAGKVKHFVYMSSAGVYLKSEQMPHIEGDPVDPKSRHKGKFETEKYLSEKQLPFTSIRPTYIYGPFNYNPLEAWFFDRIVRDRPLPIPGTGNAITQLGHCEDLVQAMRAVLGNSQAIGQVYNISGERYVTFDGLAQACAIAAGKSPEDIQILHYDPKQFDFGKRKAFPMRVQHFFADIHKAKNELNWQPKYDLVSGLKDSFETDYLAQGKDKLEVDFSLDDQILKS; this comes from the coding sequence ATGCGAGTTTTGGTAATGGGTGGCACGCGGTTTATTGGCGTGTATTTAACCAAATTGTTAGTGGCACAAGGTCATGAAGTGGTCTTATTTAATCGAGGCAATAAACCCGCACCAGTGGAAGGGGTGAGGGAAATTCATGGCGATCGTACGGATGCCAACCAAATCCAAGATAAGCTTGCAGGTGAAGCATTTGATGCTATTTTCGATAACAATGGTCGGGAACTCAGCGATACTCAACCCCTAGCGGATTTATTCGCGGGTAAGGTGAAACATTTTGTTTATATGAGTTCTGCGGGAGTTTACTTGAAATCCGAGCAAATGCCCCACATTGAAGGCGATCCAGTAGACCCCAAAAGCCGCCATAAAGGAAAGTTTGAAACAGAAAAATATCTCAGTGAAAAGCAACTGCCGTTTACCTCAATTCGCCCCACGTATATTTACGGCCCGTTCAATTATAATCCTTTAGAAGCATGGTTTTTTGACCGTATTGTGCGCGATCGCCCCCTTCCCATACCGGGTACAGGTAACGCCATTACCCAATTGGGACATTGTGAGGATTTAGTCCAAGCGATGAGGGCAGTTTTGGGCAATTCCCAAGCGATCGGTCAAGTTTACAATATTTCTGGGGAACGCTATGTTACGTTTGATGGATTAGCTCAAGCTTGCGCGATCGCCGCCGGAAAATCCCCGGAAGATATCCAGATTCTCCATTATGACCCCAAACAATTTGATTTTGGCAAACGCAAAGCCTTCCCCATGCGTGTTCAGCATTTCTTCGCCGATATTCACAAAGCCAAAAACGAACTCAATTGGCAACCGAAATATGACCTTGTGTCTG